In Zingiber officinale cultivar Zhangliang chromosome 1A, Zo_v1.1, whole genome shotgun sequence, a genomic segment contains:
- the LOC122033581 gene encoding eukaryotic initiation factor 4A-1-like, producing MAGLAPEGSQFDGKQYDSKMSELLNTDGQEFFTSYDEVHESFDDMGLQENLLRGIYAYGFEKPSAIQQRGIVPFCKGLDVIQQAQSGTGKTATFCSGILQQLDYGLVQCQALVLAPTRELAQQIEKVMRALGDYLGVKVHACVGGTSVKEDQRILSNGVHVVVGTPGRVFDMLRRQSLHPDYIKMFVLDEADEMLSRGFKDQIYDIFQLLPSKIQVGVFSATMPPEALEITRKFMNKPVRILVKRDELTLEGIKQFYVNVDKEEWKLDTLCDLYETLAITQSVIFVNTRRKVDWLTDKMRSRDHTVSATHGDMDQNTRDIIMREFRSGSSRVLITTDLLARGIDVQQVSLVINYDLPTQPENYLHRIGRSGRFGRKGVAINFVTRDDERMLFDIQRFYNVVIEELPSNVADLI from the exons ATGGCTGGATTGGCACCAGAAGGATCACAATTTGATGGGAAGCAATATGATTCTAAAATGAGTGAGCT ACTTAATACTGATGGACAAGAATTCTTCACATCGTATGATGAGGTTCATGAAAGTTTTGATGATATGGGGCTTCAAGAAAATCTTCTTAGAGGCATTTATGCATATG GTTTTGAGAAACCTTCAGCTATTCAACAAAGAGGAATAGTTCCCTTCTGCAAGGGACTTGATGTCATTCAGCAAGCACAGTCAGGGACTGGGAAAACTGCAACTTTCTGTTCTGGAATTTTACAACAGCTTGATTATGGGTTGGTCCAGTGTCAGGCCCTGGTACTTGCTCCTACTAGAGAACTAGCGCAGCAAATTGAGAAGGTTATGCGAGCTCTTGGTGATTATCTCGGTGTTAAAGTTCATGCCTGTGTTGGCGGGACTAGTGTAAAAGAGGATCAGCGGATTCTTTCAAATGGGGTGCATGTAGTGGTGGGTACCCCAGGTCGTGTGTTTGATATGCTGAGGAGGCAATCCTTGCATCCAGACTACATTAAAATGTTTGTCTTAGATGAGGCAGATGAAATGCTCTCCCGTGGATTCAAGGATCAG ATCTACGATATCTTCCAGCTTCTTCCTTCTAAAATTCAGGTAGGTGTCTTCTCTGCTACAATGCCTCCTGAGGCCCTTGAGATCACCAGGAAGTTTATGAACAAACCTGTCAGGATCCTTGTGAAGCGAGATGAGCTTACCTTGGAAGGTATTAAGCAGTTTTATGTCAATGTTGACAAGGAAGAATGGAAACTCGATACACTCTGTGACCTCTATGAGACACTGGCCATCACTCAAAGTGTCATCTTTGTGAATACTCGGCGAAAGGTTGATTGGCTCACTGACAAGATGAGGAGCAGGGATCACACTGTCTCAGCCACACACGGAGACATGGACCAGAACACTAGGGACATCATTATGCGTGAGTTCCGCTCCGGATCCTCTCGTGTGCTAATTACAACTGATCTCCTAGCTCGCGGTATTGATGTCCAGCAAGTTTCCCTCGTCATAAACTATGACCTACCAACACAACCAGAGAACTATTTGCATCGTATTGGACGTAGTGGGCGATTTGGGAGAAAGGGTGTTGCCATAAACTTCGTCACCCGGGATGATGAGAGGATGCTTTTCGATATTCAGAGGTTTTACAATGTTGTGATTGAGGAGCTGCCTTCCAATGTCGCCGATCTCATCTAA